The genomic DNA TAGTTTAAGCTAAAACAAATGATTTCGACTCATTAAATTATGATTTAACTCATAATTATCATATGTCCATAGTATATATTAACATCTTCTTAGCATTTATCCTATCATTAATGGGCATACTCGTTTACCGGTCCCACCTAATATCATCACTACTATGTCTGGAAGGCATAATACTATCACTATTTGTAATGATGTCCGTGACTATCCTGAATAACCACCTCACACTAGCTAGCATAATACCAATCGTACTGCTGGTATTCGCCGCCTGCGAAGCAGCATTGGGACTGTCCCTACTAGTCATGGTATCTAACACTTATGGGACTGATTATGTGCAAAATCTGAATCTTCTACAATGCTAAAAATTATTATTCCT from Vulpes lagopus mitochondrion, complete genome includes the following:
- the ND4L gene encoding NADH dehydrogenase subunit 4L: MSMVYINIFLAFILSLMGMLVYRSHLMSSLLCLEGMMLSLFVMMSVTILNNHLTLASMMPIVLLVFAACEAALGLSLLVMVSNTYGTDYVQNLNLLQC